One Tachypleus tridentatus isolate NWPU-2018 chromosome 3, ASM421037v1, whole genome shotgun sequence DNA window includes the following coding sequences:
- the LOC143247506 gene encoding uncharacterized protein LOC143247506 isoform X1, with the protein MSSSKKELPKVSPAIKDELVHFDSTKMKPTKTEEKVVLPTKEDVQKEKVHNSLLQNVEGFQRSKLNPTEPVEKVRLPSAEDVELEKIHNSLLQDVEGFERSLLSPTHPHEKMHLPSAEDVKQEKIHQSLVTGVEQFDKTSLHHAKTTEKSVLPNSQEIEKEKGQQQLLEGIKSYDTSQLKNTTTNFKNPLPTKDEIEQERKSSK; encoded by the exons ATGTCCAGCTCCAAGAAAGAACTCCCAAAGGTTTCTCCAGCCATCAAGGATGAATTAGTTCATTTTGATTCTACAAAAATGAAACCTACCAAAACTGAGGAGAAGGTTGTACTTCCAACCAAAGAAG ATGTTCAAAAGGAAAAGGTTCACAACTCTTTGTTGCAAAATGTTGAAGGATTTCAGCGTTCTAAACTTAACCCAACAGAACCTGTGGAGAAAGTCCGTCTGCCCAGTGCTGAAG ATGTAGAACTGGAGAAAATTCACAACTCACTGTTACAAGATGTTGAGGGATTTGAACGTTCTTTGCTTAGCCCAACACATCCTCATGAGAAAATGCATCTTCCAAGTGCTGAAG atgtaaaacaagaaaaaatacatcAGAGTTTGGTGACTGGTGTGGAGCAGTTTGATAAAACTTCCCTTCATCATGCTAAGACAACAGAGAAATCAGTTTTACCAAACTCTCAAG AAATTGAAAAGGAAAAAGGCCAACAGCAGTTACTAGAAGGCATCAAAAGCTATGACACATCACAActgaaaaacacaacaactaaCTTCAAAAATCCTTTGCCAACAAAGGATG AGATTGAACAAGAGAGAAAATCCAGCAAATAG
- the LOC143247506 gene encoding uncharacterized protein LOC143247506 isoform X3 translates to MKDVQKEKVHNSLLQNVEGFQRSKLNPTEPVEKVRLPSAEDVELEKIHNSLLQDVEGFERSLLSPTHPHEKMHLPSAEDVKQEKIHQSLVTGVEQFDKTSLHHAKTTEKSVLPNSQEIEKEKGQQQLLEGIKSYDTSQLKNTTTNFKNPLPTKDEIEQERKSSK, encoded by the exons ATGAAGG ATGTTCAAAAGGAAAAGGTTCACAACTCTTTGTTGCAAAATGTTGAAGGATTTCAGCGTTCTAAACTTAACCCAACAGAACCTGTGGAGAAAGTCCGTCTGCCCAGTGCTGAAG ATGTAGAACTGGAGAAAATTCACAACTCACTGTTACAAGATGTTGAGGGATTTGAACGTTCTTTGCTTAGCCCAACACATCCTCATGAGAAAATGCATCTTCCAAGTGCTGAAG atgtaaaacaagaaaaaatacatcAGAGTTTGGTGACTGGTGTGGAGCAGTTTGATAAAACTTCCCTTCATCATGCTAAGACAACAGAGAAATCAGTTTTACCAAACTCTCAAG AAATTGAAAAGGAAAAAGGCCAACAGCAGTTACTAGAAGGCATCAAAAGCTATGACACATCACAActgaaaaacacaacaactaaCTTCAAAAATCCTTTGCCAACAAAGGATG AGATTGAACAAGAGAGAAAATCCAGCAAATAG
- the LOC143247506 gene encoding uncharacterized protein LOC143247506 isoform X2 produces MSSSKKELPKVSPAIKDELVHFDSTKMKPTKTEEKVVLPTKEDVQKEKVHNSLLQNVEGFQRSKLNPTEPVEKVRLPSAEDVELEKIHNSLLQDVEGFERSLLSPTHPHEKMHLPSAEEIEKEKGQQQLLEGIKSYDTSQLKNTTTNFKNPLPTKDEIEQERKSSK; encoded by the exons ATGTCCAGCTCCAAGAAAGAACTCCCAAAGGTTTCTCCAGCCATCAAGGATGAATTAGTTCATTTTGATTCTACAAAAATGAAACCTACCAAAACTGAGGAGAAGGTTGTACTTCCAACCAAAGAAG ATGTTCAAAAGGAAAAGGTTCACAACTCTTTGTTGCAAAATGTTGAAGGATTTCAGCGTTCTAAACTTAACCCAACAGAACCTGTGGAGAAAGTCCGTCTGCCCAGTGCTGAAG ATGTAGAACTGGAGAAAATTCACAACTCACTGTTACAAGATGTTGAGGGATTTGAACGTTCTTTGCTTAGCCCAACACATCCTCATGAGAAAATGCATCTTCCAAGTGCTGAAG AAATTGAAAAGGAAAAAGGCCAACAGCAGTTACTAGAAGGCATCAAAAGCTATGACACATCACAActgaaaaacacaacaactaaCTTCAAAAATCCTTTGCCAACAAAGGATG AGATTGAACAAGAGAGAAAATCCAGCAAATAG